From a single Halobellus ruber genomic region:
- a CDS encoding pentapeptide repeat-containing protein, translated as MSGADGTCEYVLDPDDPETWGGEEGDECYVDEEFLNENGLWICPHGAEEGEDLCIFHLPIGKKDDQRTAEAFSECITGTDSVGKMSESPEFLGAEFGHIRLNNIGSISGFRLQCSRIHDSVEFRHVRFTGFVDLSQAVFEDVLLVENTEFDYSVDLSRTTLNDGMAVDDATFHSDVSFFQAHIEDELNVQDTEFKDEFRSTLKYIENELSIQDTEFKDEFRLSVINGGESTFLRTSFQEASFGGFHKAVYFRKCVFNSKANFRGASFPVVPRGEPEFENVIFRAEADFRDTTFGADDGPDGIAELSLKNVVFNELVRFWDAVFHHDVSLYSVKAEHQMGFRDAVFEGSVRTADVRCQEAFFNDVSFNGQVCFSGLTITDSGTFVDANFAVPPNFVSATLRNCDFSNQNLKNADFERTDLSEAKLTNADLRYANCESALFSRASLFRADLRGAKLSGAVLGDVRIDEETKFLGHPSDDRDTSPHTFTAIRSRLTCVYDPGYEERNEHADVDKAKSVYRALEELGGKHARPRLQARSFVRRQDLQKQDYRDDATADDAALEERLIAGARWSRAKVARATLLYGESPWRVIAWSFGIIFSFALLYPLGGWMKPTDGDPITYAQIASNPVEILNAVYYSTLTYTALGFGDFQPVGLGRLLTTLETGLGAVMLALLVFILGRRAAR; from the coding sequence ATGTCAGGCGCTGATGGAACCTGTGAGTACGTCCTTGATCCGGACGACCCCGAGACGTGGGGTGGAGAAGAAGGGGATGAGTGCTACGTTGATGAGGAGTTTCTGAACGAAAACGGCTTGTGGATCTGTCCTCACGGTGCGGAGGAAGGGGAAGATCTATGTATATTTCACCTTCCGATAGGGAAAAAAGATGATCAAAGGACCGCCGAAGCGTTCTCAGAGTGCATCACGGGAACTGACTCCGTAGGAAAAATGTCTGAATCTCCGGAATTCCTCGGGGCGGAGTTTGGGCACATCAGATTAAATAACATCGGGTCGATTTCGGGATTTCGTCTACAGTGTTCACGGATTCACGATAGTGTTGAGTTCAGACACGTACGGTTCACCGGTTTCGTTGATCTATCACAAGCAGTTTTTGAAGATGTACTGCTGGTAGAAAATACTGAGTTCGATTATAGCGTGGACCTCTCTCGAACCACATTGAATGATGGAATGGCGGTTGATGATGCCACATTCCACTCGGATGTGTCATTTTTTCAAGCACATATCGAGGATGAACTCAACGTACAGGACACTGAGTTCAAAGACGAATTTCGATCTACTCTGAAATATATCGAGAATGAACTCAGTATACAGGACACCGAATTCAAAGATGAATTCCGACTTTCCGTGATAAACGGCGGCGAATCCACCTTTCTAAGAACATCCTTTCAGGAAGCCAGTTTCGGAGGTTTCCACAAGGCCGTCTACTTTCGAAAATGCGTATTCAACTCCAAAGCAAACTTTAGAGGTGCTTCGTTTCCGGTTGTTCCAAGGGGCGAACCGGAGTTTGAGAACGTAATATTCCGTGCGGAAGCGGATTTTCGGGATACGACTTTTGGTGCAGACGATGGCCCCGATGGCATCGCAGAACTGAGTTTGAAGAACGTTGTGTTCAACGAACTCGTCAGGTTCTGGGATGCGGTTTTTCACCACGATGTGAGCCTGTACTCCGTCAAGGCTGAACACCAGATGGGATTTCGTGACGCGGTTTTTGAAGGGTCCGTCCGGACGGCAGATGTCCGCTGTCAGGAGGCGTTCTTCAATGATGTTTCATTTAATGGACAAGTATGTTTTTCCGGCCTCACAATTACTGATTCGGGGACGTTCGTGGATGCCAACTTTGCTGTGCCTCCAAATTTTGTCTCAGCCACACTCCGCAACTGTGACTTCTCGAACCAGAACCTGAAGAATGCAGATTTCGAGCGGACGGATCTCAGCGAGGCAAAACTTACGAACGCGGATCTGCGGTACGCGAACTGCGAGAGCGCCCTCTTCAGCCGTGCGTCCCTATTTCGTGCAGACCTACGTGGAGCAAAGCTGTCAGGGGCGGTTCTCGGAGACGTCCGAATCGATGAAGAGACGAAATTCCTCGGTCACCCTTCTGACGACAGGGATACCTCGCCCCACACCTTCACAGCAATTCGTTCACGACTGACCTGTGTCTACGACCCAGGCTACGAGGAACGCAACGAACACGCAGACGTGGACAAGGCAAAAAGCGTCTACCGAGCCTTGGAAGAACTCGGCGGCAAGCACGCCCGCCCTCGGCTCCAGGCACGCTCGTTCGTCCGACGCCAAGACCTCCAGAAGCAGGACTACCGGGACGATGCGACAGCGGACGATGCGGCCCTCGAAGAACGACTCATAGCGGGCGCTCGGTGGAGTCGAGCAAAGGTGGCACGAGCGACCCTCCTCTACGGTGAAAGTCCGTGGCGCGTCATCGCGTGGAGTTTCGGTATCATCTTCTCGTTCGCGCTCCTGTATCCGCTCGGTGGATGGATGAAGCCGACAGACGGTGATCCAATCACCTACGCACAGATTGCGTCGAATCCTGTCGAGATTCTCAACGCGGTCTACTACTCGACGTTGACCTACACCGCTCTCGGTTTCGGTGACTTCCAGCCGGTCGGCCTCGGACGACTGTTGACGACGCTTGAGACGGGCCTTGGAGCAGTGATGCTTGCCCTGCTCGTATTCATCCTCGGTCGAAGGGCGGCGAGATAA
- a CDS encoding macro domain-containing protein yields the protein MKGRCTGDRCNHYLKPGRGGPRALKYAAGVAEIQEECNEKGPIGPGEAVETDAYQLDAEHVIHAAIREPTGDVSESAIRDATTNTLKIADACGCESIAFPVLGKAPSSVDSPTLEQRASCMLEKILEFESINLTTVVVVSDRDGVLDEDAYHTDPVWDAASEVREEYDGPDAMNDYWEGKEWEDLMWKDSVLQFGLPVVIRSDEAVTTTTEVLLADGVMRIDDEITVQVGDTVEYKGDERTYRIKEELPRPGSGYTAYGVSPE from the coding sequence ATCAAAGGAAGATGCACTGGTGACAGATGCAACCACTACCTCAAACCGGGCAGAGGTGGTCCGAGAGCGCTGAAGTACGCCGCAGGAGTGGCAGAGATACAGGAGGAGTGTAACGAGAAAGGCCCTATCGGTCCGGGTGAAGCGGTTGAGACGGATGCGTATCAGCTTGATGCAGAGCATGTCATCCACGCCGCTATCCGAGAGCCGACCGGTGACGTGAGCGAGTCCGCAATTCGGGATGCGACGACCAACACTCTCAAGATAGCAGACGCCTGTGGCTGTGAATCAATAGCCTTCCCAGTGCTCGGAAAGGCACCAAGTTCGGTGGATAGTCCGACGCTTGAACAAAGAGCCTCCTGTATGTTGGAGAAAATTCTGGAATTCGAATCAATAAATCTGACCACGGTGGTCGTTGTGAGCGATAGAGATGGAGTGCTTGATGAAGATGCATACCACACTGACCCGGTATGGGACGCGGCCAGTGAGGTGCGTGAAGAGTACGACGGACCTGATGCGATGAATGACTACTGGGAGGGCAAAGAGTGGGAAGACCTGATGTGGAAAGATTCAGTTCTCCAGTTTGGGTTACCTGTCGTAATCCGTTCAGACGAGGCCGTTACCACTACAACCGAGGTACTTCTTGCGGATGGGGTAATGCGAATTGACGACGAAATCACCGTACAGGTGGGAGACACCGTTGAGTACAAAGGTGATGAACGGACCTATCGAATCAAGGAAGAACTTCCCCGACCCGGCTCAGGATACACGGCATACGGAGTATCTCCAGAGTAG
- a CDS encoding DEAD/DEAH box helicase, producing the protein MTDEGSEPVGTGVEADADATAGDSDAADDPDGADSDAADDPDGAADTVVPIDDLELDRFYDAVEAEGRPVVTASEVARRLGTTQASAAAALDDLVDDGTVDRVSVETDPVVYFPTEWRELAARERIVVFPDRRELVVDQPRQYTRAQLSQFAHLVDSTGDRERSVADGETTSRGYKYEIRPEDVWQAPFDDVEELLSVMRSVLPRRSPSLEEWVRSQWGRANRFRLVTHDDGYVVLEAASESLMGNVARQNLDEDELVAPISETESWVREGAEAAIKRTLYEAGYPVVDDRDLDAGDPVDVDLTTHLRDYQEDWIDRFEEQRSGVLVGPSGSGKTVTAIGILAAIGGETLTLVPSRELAGQWRAELLEHTTLDAGQIGEYHGGEKEIKPVTIATYRTAGMDRHRALFDSRGWGLVIYDEVHHIPAEIYRRSADLQTKHRLGLSATPVREDDREAEIFTLIGPPIGTDWSRLFEAGYVQEPEVRIRYLPWDDEIARNEWANAEGRDRHRVAAENPAKIEETRRLLDAHPDASALVFVDWLDQGEKLADALEAPFVSGEMPHHRRDRVFDSFREGDLDTIVVSRVGDEGIDLPNAGVAIVASGLGGSRRQGAQRAGRTMRPAGGSRVYVLATRGTSEEEFAQRQMRHLAEKGIRVIESNVDDGASGE; encoded by the coding sequence ATGACAGACGAGGGCTCCGAGCCGGTCGGAACGGGCGTCGAGGCCGACGCGGACGCCACAGCGGGTGATAGCGACGCGGCCGACGACCCCGACGGAGCCGATAGCGACGCGGCCGACGACCCCGACGGAGCCGCCGACACCGTCGTCCCGATCGACGACCTGGAACTGGACCGGTTCTACGACGCCGTCGAGGCCGAGGGTCGTCCGGTGGTGACCGCTTCGGAGGTCGCCCGGAGGCTCGGGACGACACAGGCATCGGCCGCGGCGGCCCTCGACGATCTCGTCGACGACGGCACGGTCGACCGGGTCAGCGTCGAGACCGATCCGGTAGTGTACTTCCCCACGGAGTGGCGGGAACTGGCAGCGCGCGAACGGATCGTCGTCTTCCCCGACCGCCGCGAGCTCGTCGTCGACCAGCCGCGACAGTACACCCGGGCACAGCTCTCGCAGTTCGCTCACCTGGTCGACTCGACTGGGGATCGAGAGCGGTCGGTGGCCGACGGGGAAACCACGTCCCGCGGATACAAATACGAGATCCGGCCGGAGGACGTCTGGCAAGCGCCCTTCGACGACGTAGAGGAGTTGCTGTCGGTGATGCGGTCCGTCCTCCCCCGACGGTCCCCGAGCCTCGAGGAGTGGGTGCGGTCCCAATGGGGGCGCGCGAACCGCTTCCGGCTGGTCACGCACGACGACGGGTACGTGGTGTTGGAGGCGGCCTCCGAGAGCCTGATGGGCAACGTCGCCCGGCAGAACCTCGACGAGGACGAGCTCGTCGCGCCGATCTCCGAGACCGAGAGCTGGGTCCGCGAGGGCGCGGAAGCGGCGATCAAACGCACCCTCTATGAGGCGGGCTACCCGGTCGTCGACGACCGCGACCTCGACGCGGGTGATCCGGTCGACGTCGATCTGACGACCCACCTGCGGGACTATCAGGAAGACTGGATCGACCGGTTCGAAGAGCAGCGGTCGGGCGTGCTCGTCGGGCCGTCGGGGTCGGGGAAGACCGTGACCGCGATCGGGATCCTCGCGGCGATCGGCGGCGAGACGCTGACCTTGGTTCCCTCCCGCGAACTCGCGGGCCAGTGGCGGGCGGAACTGCTGGAACACACCACCCTCGATGCGGGCCAGATCGGCGAGTACCACGGCGGCGAAAAGGAGATCAAGCCGGTCACGATCGCCACCTACCGGACTGCGGGGATGGACCGCCACCGGGCGCTGTTCGACTCCCGTGGATGGGGGCTGGTGATCTACGACGAGGTCCACCACATCCCCGCGGAGATCTACCGCCGGAGCGCGGACCTCCAGACCAAACACCGGCTGGGGTTGTCGGCGACGCCCGTCCGGGAGGACGACCGCGAAGCCGAGATCTTCACCCTCATCGGGCCGCCGATCGGCACCGACTGGTCGCGGCTGTTCGAGGCGGGGTACGTTCAGGAGCCGGAGGTTCGGATCCGCTATCTCCCGTGGGACGACGAGATTGCACGGAACGAGTGGGCGAACGCGGAGGGTCGGGACCGCCACCGCGTCGCCGCGGAGAACCCGGCGAAGATCGAAGAGACCCGGCGGCTGCTCGACGCTCACCCCGACGCGAGCGCGCTCGTGTTCGTCGACTGGCTTGATCAAGGCGAGAAACTGGCCGACGCGCTCGAAGCCCCGTTCGTCAGCGGGGAGATGCCCCACCACCGCCGCGATCGCGTGTTCGACTCGTTCCGTGAGGGCGACCTCGACACGATCGTGGTCTCCCGCGTCGGCGACGAGGGGATCGACCTCCCCAACGCGGGGGTCGCGATCGTCGCCTCCGGGCTCGGCGGGTCGCGTCGCCAGGGCGCCCAGCGCGCCGGCCGGACGATGCGACCCGCCGGCGGTTCCCGCGTGTACGTGCTGGCGACGCGGGGAACCTCCGAGGAGGAGTTCGCACAGCGGCAGATGCGTCACCTCGCCGAGAAGGGCATCCGCGTGATCGAGTCGAACGTCGACGACGGGGCGTCGGGCGAGTGA
- a CDS encoding TATA-box-binding protein, with protein sequence MSTPADSIEIQNVVASTGIGQELDLEALAEDLPGADFNPDNFPGLVYRTQEPKAAALIFRSGKIVCTGAKSIDDVHEALGIIFEKLRGLSIPVDEDPEITVQNIVSSADLGHNLNLNALAIGLGLEDVEYEPEQFPGLVYRMDEPEVVILLFGSGKIVITGGKRTDDAETAVGEIVKRIDDLGLLG encoded by the coding sequence ATGAGCACGCCGGCAGACTCGATCGAAATTCAGAACGTCGTCGCATCGACCGGGATCGGCCAGGAACTCGACCTCGAAGCCCTCGCCGAGGACCTCCCCGGCGCGGACTTCAACCCCGACAACTTCCCGGGGTTGGTCTACCGGACGCAGGAACCGAAAGCCGCGGCGCTCATCTTCCGGTCCGGCAAGATCGTGTGTACCGGCGCCAAGAGCATCGACGACGTCCACGAGGCACTCGGGATCATCTTCGAGAAGCTCCGCGGCCTCTCGATCCCCGTCGACGAGGACCCCGAAATCACGGTCCAGAACATCGTCTCCAGCGCCGACCTCGGCCACAACCTCAACCTGAACGCCCTCGCGATCGGCTTGGGTCTCGAAGACGTCGAGTACGAGCCCGAGCAGTTCCCGGGCTTGGTCTACCGGATGGACGAACCCGAGGTCGTCATTCTGCTTTTCGGGTCGGGGAAGATCGTCATCACCGGGGGCAAGCGGACGGACGACGCCGAGACCGCAGTCGGGGAGATCGTAAAGCGGATCGACGACCTCGGCCTGCTGGGGTGA
- a CDS encoding helix-turn-helix transcriptional regulator: protein MSAREDIAFLVGSDVRIDLLRTLHSAPAGPSELAERCSCARETAQRTVTGFADRGWAEKVPGTDSYRLTHAGEIVVDSYEEFEACLDVAARFRHLLATLDGPVEGLDCETLAAATRTRATPENPHSSINRLLELMDREEIDTLRGVTPIVSRVFNRAAADVIGPRSDVDLVVDGEVLETSAAEYPDALERAEQLPGFTLYVSPTPLEFGLVIVDGHAFLGAYDEQGNLVASADADTDPFVSWARRTFDAIRERSSTWN, encoded by the coding sequence ATGAGCGCGCGTGAGGACATCGCGTTTCTCGTCGGTTCCGACGTCCGTATCGACCTCCTGCGGACGCTCCACTCGGCGCCTGCGGGGCCGAGCGAACTGGCCGAGCGCTGTTCGTGCGCACGCGAGACGGCCCAGCGGACCGTCACGGGGTTCGCCGATCGCGGCTGGGCCGAGAAGGTACCCGGCACCGACAGCTACCGGCTCACCCACGCCGGCGAAATCGTTGTCGACAGCTACGAGGAGTTCGAGGCGTGTCTGGACGTCGCCGCACGGTTCCGACACCTGCTTGCCACCCTCGATGGGCCGGTCGAGGGCCTGGACTGCGAGACCCTCGCCGCGGCGACCCGGACGCGTGCGACCCCGGAGAACCCCCACTCCTCGATCAACCGGCTGCTGGAGCTGATGGACCGCGAGGAGATCGACACCCTCAGGGGAGTGACACCGATCGTGAGCCGGGTTTTTAACCGGGCCGCGGCCGACGTGATCGGCCCGCGGAGCGACGTCGACCTCGTCGTCGACGGGGAGGTGTTGGAGACGTCCGCCGCGGAGTATCCCGACGCACTGGAGCGTGCCGAGCAGCTCCCGGGATTCACGCTGTATGTCTCCCCGACCCCGCTGGAGTTCGGGCTGGTGATCGTCGACGGCCACGCGTTCCTCGGCGCGTACGACGAGCAGGGGAACCTCGTCGCGAGCGCCGACGCCGACACCGACCCGTTCGTCTCGTGGGCCCGGCGCACGTTCGACGCGATCCGCGAGCGGTCGTCGACCTGGAACTGA
- a CDS encoding Cdc6/Cdc18 family protein yields MDLTERIERRRTRSSRNELVVDRDSLNPAVHLSEPVGREALFEAFLNAIDPLFDRAVPPNTYVWGPKGAGKSAIVTALLSALESEMSGTDPFYTATRGASDHPEVRFVYLNARRARSRFQVYRELLDDLLVESVPERGVSTETLRGRIESVTSKSESILVAVDHLGEPTTVDLADLYSFFESFENLAWIGVGRTPPEELSFPMPEQQISVPAYTHELVDVLTVRGSRGLSHTLDHGHAQRIAEWADGDAHDALAALFVAASTAEADGSTRVRDADVDAGIAAVPTGGVPIGRVLTLSQNEQQVVEQLLALSLDDEVRIEDAAGRIADRTDLTDATVKRLLYELAQFGVLERREVPVGARITGRKPSGVGLNFSAQLFTALTDG; encoded by the coding sequence ATGGACCTCACCGAACGGATCGAACGCCGACGGACGCGAAGCAGCCGGAACGAACTGGTCGTCGACCGCGACTCGCTGAACCCTGCGGTCCACCTCTCCGAACCCGTGGGACGGGAGGCGCTGTTCGAGGCGTTCCTGAACGCGATCGACCCACTCTTCGACCGGGCGGTCCCCCCGAACACCTACGTGTGGGGGCCGAAAGGGGCCGGAAAGTCGGCCATCGTGACCGCGCTGCTGTCGGCGCTCGAGTCGGAGATGAGCGGCACGGACCCCTTCTACACCGCGACCCGGGGTGCGAGCGACCACCCGGAGGTCCGGTTCGTCTACCTCAACGCCAGGCGTGCACGGAGCCGGTTTCAGGTCTACCGTGAACTGCTGGACGATCTGCTCGTGGAATCCGTCCCCGAACGCGGGGTGAGTACCGAGACCCTCCGCGGGCGGATCGAGTCGGTCACCTCGAAAAGCGAGAGCATCCTGGTCGCGGTCGACCACCTGGGAGAGCCGACTACCGTCGACCTCGCGGATCTGTACTCCTTCTTCGAGTCCTTCGAGAACCTCGCGTGGATCGGGGTGGGCCGCACCCCGCCGGAGGAGCTGTCCTTCCCGATGCCCGAACAGCAGATCAGCGTCCCGGCGTACACCCACGAACTCGTCGACGTCCTCACCGTCAGGGGCTCACGCGGGCTCTCGCACACGCTCGATCACGGCCACGCACAGCGGATCGCCGAGTGGGCCGACGGTGACGCTCACGACGCCCTGGCGGCGCTTTTCGTCGCCGCTTCCACCGCCGAGGCCGACGGCTCGACGCGGGTCCGCGATGCCGACGTCGACGCCGGGATCGCCGCGGTCCCGACCGGCGGCGTCCCCATCGGCCGCGTGCTCACCCTCTCGCAGAACGAACAGCAGGTGGTCGAACAGCTGCTCGCGCTGTCGCTCGACGACGAGGTGCGGATCGAGGACGCGGCGGGGCGGATCGCCGACCGAACCGACCTGACCGACGCGACGGTCAAGCGGCTGCTGTACGAACTCGCCCAGTTCGGCGTACTCGAACGGCGGGAGGTCCCCGTCGGGGCCCGGATCACCGGGCGGAAGCCCAGCGGCGTGGGGCTGAACTTCTCCGCGCAGCTTTTCACCGCGCTCACGGACGGATGA
- a CDS encoding FGGY family carbohydrate kinase, whose translation MSAGPYVGALDQGTGGTRFVVFDGDGSPVSSAYTTHNTVTPDVDRVEYDPLKLWGCATDTIRRVLVRADVEADRLRALGVSSQRQTVLLWEAATGRPVANALSWQDRRTADRIAALDAEDRQLIRSRTGLEPDPYFAAPNAQWLLDNGDAATGDGKPGFGDSAGTALRERAAAGNVLVGTVDSWLLYNLTGTHATDVTNAAQTMLFDIHAREWDDDLLDLFGVPRAALPTVHPSSDPTGFGETDPDGILGAAVPVTGVMGDQQAALLGRVGADRDAAKVTYGTGNFFLQHTGTEAPDADSKLLSTVWFQRAGSGPLYGLEGPVFATGTLLEWLRSVGFLERADGFDRLGPTAPRGPVQVVPGFGGLGAPYWVPGVDTAVLGVTRNTDADAVVRAAVRAIAFATRTVVDAAEAATGVDHDRLLVDGGAIQHDEFAQWQADLLGRRLVRSEVTQTTALGAGFAAGLAADVWDSIDDLDRCRTEGRTFTPSAESDAVEAAYRRWQTAVDAVAGIHGST comes from the coding sequence ATGAGCGCCGGACCCTACGTCGGCGCCCTCGACCAGGGGACCGGCGGCACCCGGTTCGTGGTGTTCGACGGGGACGGATCCCCGGTGTCGTCGGCGTACACGACGCACAACACGGTGACGCCGGACGTCGACAGAGTCGAGTACGACCCGCTGAAGCTGTGGGGGTGTGCGACCGACACCATCAGACGCGTCCTCGTCCGGGCCGACGTCGAAGCCGATCGCCTCCGAGCGCTCGGGGTATCGAGCCAACGGCAGACCGTGCTGCTGTGGGAGGCTGCCACCGGAAGGCCGGTCGCGAACGCACTCAGCTGGCAGGACCGCCGGACCGCCGACCGAATCGCGGCACTCGATGCCGAGGACCGGCAGCTGATCCGGTCGCGGACCGGTCTCGAACCCGACCCGTACTTCGCTGCGCCGAACGCGCAGTGGCTCCTCGACAACGGCGACGCGGCGACCGGGGACGGCAAACCCGGGTTCGGGGATTCCGCAGGAACGGCGCTGCGGGAGCGGGCGGCCGCCGGCAACGTGCTCGTCGGCACCGTCGACTCGTGGTTGCTGTACAACCTCACGGGCACGCACGCGACCGACGTCACGAACGCCGCTCAGACGATGCTCTTCGACATCCACGCCCGGGAGTGGGACGACGACCTCCTCGATCTGTTCGGCGTCCCGCGGGCGGCGCTGCCGACGGTCCACCCGTCGAGCGACCCGACGGGGTTCGGCGAGACCGACCCCGATGGGATCCTCGGCGCCGCGGTCCCGGTGACCGGGGTGATGGGCGACCAACAGGCGGCGCTCTTGGGGCGGGTCGGCGCCGACCGCGACGCCGCGAAAGTCACCTACGGCACAGGGAACTTCTTCCTGCAGCACACCGGAACCGAGGCCCCGGATGCCGACTCGAAGCTCCTGTCGACGGTCTGGTTCCAGCGGGCGGGGTCGGGACCGCTCTACGGGCTCGAAGGCCCGGTGTTCGCCACCGGGACGCTGCTCGAGTGGCTCCGGAGCGTCGGGTTCCTCGAACGGGCCGACGGGTTCGACCGACTCGGCCCCACAGCGCCCCGGGGACCCGTGCAGGTCGTGCCCGGTTTCGGCGGCCTCGGCGCACCGTACTGGGTGCCCGGCGTCGACACCGCGGTTCTCGGGGTCACCCGCAACACCGACGCCGACGCCGTGGTCCGGGCGGCGGTCAGGGCCATCGCCTTCGCCACCCGCACGGTTGTCGACGCTGCGGAGGCGGCGACCGGGGTCGACCACGACCGCCTGTTGGTCGACGGCGGCGCGATCCAGCACGACGAGTTCGCCCAGTGGCAGGCCGACCTCCTCGGGCGGCGGCTGGTCCGCTCGGAGGTGACACAGACGACGGCCCTCGGCGCGGGGTTCGCCGCGGGGCTCGCTGCGGACGTGTGGGACTCCATCGATGACCTCGACCGGTGTCGAACCGAGGGGCGGACGTTCACCCCGAGCGCCGAGTCGGATGCGGTCGAGGCGGCTTACCGGCGGTGGCAAACGGCCGTCGACGCCGTTGCGGGGATCCACGGCAGCACGTGA
- a CDS encoding extracellular solute-binding protein, with protein sequence MVSINDPRTRRKILASSGALLGGSLAGCISGGGGGSGDGDGGGSTDTGGDGDSTTTDAGGGAETYEVGYGEFETTVSASEFPEKLYVYAVQTGWSNWGAIMQAFQDQYGVALNDDQRSSGEALSDLRANAQDPTHSAYNGGYTFGILAMKDGLTQAYKPANWDKVPDKLKTDNGHMTATRRMTTALTYRKDIFEERGIEEPETWEDLKNPDIAQDLVIQPPQAAVGLAGALSINNAYGGSLDNVQPVIEYMTELQDMGTTFRGNLEGDFTKGNIGSFVEYDYTGLDLKYNSDAIAEEKVGVTLLNGVDGNKGAMNQPYGYGMLKGAPNPEACKLFMDYVLSLEGQKQFLDAYVRPIRAPELELPEEFPAQSRYEETQFQVDYTRLVENQESIIQNIGEGVGLTGY encoded by the coding sequence ATGGTGTCAATCAACGACCCACGGACGCGACGGAAAATCCTCGCATCGAGCGGCGCACTACTCGGCGGGAGCCTCGCCGGGTGTATCAGCGGCGGCGGCGGCGGCAGCGGCGACGGCGATGGCGGCGGTAGCACGGATACTGGCGGTGACGGCGACAGCACCACCACCGACGCCGGTGGCGGTGCGGAGACGTACGAAGTCGGGTACGGCGAGTTCGAGACGACCGTCAGCGCAAGCGAGTTCCCGGAAAAGCTGTACGTGTACGCGGTCCAGACCGGGTGGTCGAACTGGGGGGCGATCATGCAGGCTTTCCAGGATCAGTACGGCGTCGCGCTCAACGACGACCAGCGCTCCTCCGGGGAGGCCCTGTCTGACCTCCGGGCGAACGCGCAGGACCCCACCCACTCGGCGTACAACGGCGGGTACACCTTCGGCATCCTCGCGATGAAGGACGGCTTGACGCAGGCGTACAAGCCGGCCAACTGGGACAAGGTCCCCGATAAGCTCAAGACCGACAACGGGCACATGACCGCGACGCGGCGGATGACGACCGCCCTGACGTACAGAAAGGACATCTTCGAGGAGCGCGGCATCGAGGAGCCGGAGACCTGGGAGGACCTCAAGAACCCGGACATCGCACAGGACCTCGTCATCCAGCCGCCACAGGCCGCCGTCGGACTGGCGGGCGCGCTCTCGATCAACAACGCCTACGGCGGGTCCCTCGACAACGTCCAGCCCGTTATCGAGTATATGACGGAGCTGCAGGACATGGGGACGACGTTCCGCGGGAACCTCGAAGGCGACTTCACCAAGGGGAACATCGGCTCCTTCGTCGAGTACGACTACACGGGGCTGGACCTGAAGTACAACTCCGATGCGATCGCCGAGGAGAAGGTCGGCGTGACGCTGCTCAACGGGGTCGACGGCAACAAGGGAGCGATGAACCAGCCGTACGGCTACGGGATGCTGAAGGGGGCGCCGAACCCCGAGGCCTGTAAGCTGTTCATGGATTACGTCCTCTCCCTGGAAGGACAAAAGCAGTTCCTCGACGCGTACGTCCGGCCGATCCGCGCGCCGGAACTCGAACTGCCCGAGGAGTTCCCGGCACAGAGCCGGTACGAGGAGACGCAGTTCCAGGTCGACTACACGAGACTCGTCGAGAACCAGGAGTCGATCATTCAAAACATCGGCGAAGGTGTCGGTCTGACGGGTTACTGA